The genomic region GCCGAGTACCTTGCCCACTTCCGCTCCGACTCGATCGTGCGCGACGCCGAGGCCATCCGCCCCGCCCTGACCGGCGGCGCGCCCTGGACCGTGCTCGGCCAGAGCTTCGGCGGATTCTGCGCGACCCACTACCTCTCCACCGCCCCCGAGGGCCTCACCGCCGCCCTGATCACCGGCGGCCTCCCGTCCCTGACCGCCACCGCCGACCAGGTGTACGAAGCCGCGTACCCCCGCATCGAGCGCAAGAACCTGGCGCACTACGAGCGTTACCCGATGGATGTGGAGCGCGCCCGCCGGATCGCGGCCCACCTCGCGGAGCGCCCGGCCGAACTCCCCGGCGGCCACCGCCTCACCGTCGAAGCCTTCCAGTCCCTCGGCCTGATGCTCGGGTCCGGTGACGGCAGCCACCAGCTGCACTACCTCCTGGAGGACGCCTTCGTCCCGGCCGCCGCCGGACCGGCCCTGTCCGACGCCTTCCTGGAAGGCGCCCGGGCCCACCTCTCCTTCGCCGGACACCCCCTCTACGCCCTGCTCCACGAGTCGATCTACGCGCAGGACCCGGCCGCGCCCACCGCCTGGGCCGCCGAACGGGTGCGTGCGGGCCACCCGCGATTCGACGCCGCCAAGACCCTCGCGGGCGACGAACCCCTCCTCTTCACCGGCGAGACCATCCACCCCTGGCACTTCACCGCCGACCCCTCGCTCGCCCCGCTGCGCGAGACCGCCGAACTGCTGGCCGCCCGTACCGGCTGGGGTCCCCTCTACGACCGGGCCCGGCTCGCCGCCAACGAGGTGCCGGTGGCCGCCGCCGTCTACCACGACGACATGTACGTCGACACCGGCCACTCCCTGGAGACCGCCCGTGCGATCCGGGGCCTGCGGACCTGGGTCACGGACGAGTTCGAGCACGACGGCGTCCGCGCGGGCGGCCCGCGCGTCCTGGACCGGCTGCTGGCCCTCGTGCGGGGCGACGCCTGAGGAATCCGCCGGTGGTGTCCAGCACGCCAACCACCCGTCCGCGCAGGCCCATTCGCCTATTGTGCGAGTCATGACCGAACAGCATGATCAGCCCGCCCCCTTGCAGCCCATGCCCACCGACTGGCAGCGAGCCCTCGCCGTCGTCGCGCACCCGGACGACCTGGAGTACGGCTGCGCGGCCGCGATCGCGGACTGGACCGACGGCGGCCGCGAGGTCGTCTACCTGCTCGCCACGCGCGGCGAGGCGGGCATCGACACCATCGCCCCCGCCGACTGCGCGCCGCTGCGCGAGGCGGAGCAGCGGGCGAGCGCGGCCGTCGTCGGAGTGTCCGAGGTGGAGTTCCTCGACTACCGGGACGGTGTCGTCGAGTACGGGCTCGACCTGCGCCGGGACATCGCGGCGGCCATCCGGCGCCACCGCCCCGAGCTGATCGTCACCCTGAACCACCGGGACACGTGGGGCGGCGCGGAGGGCGGCGGCTACTGGAACACCCCCGACCACAAGGCCGTCGGCCGGGCCGTCCTGGACGCGGCCGCGGACGCCGGCAACCGGTGGATCTTCCCCGAGCTCCTCGCCGAGCAGGGCCTGGAGCCGTGGGGCGGGGTGCGCTGGGTCGCGGTGGCCGGAACCAGCACGCCGACCCACGCGGCCGACGCCGGGCCGGGACTGGAGCGCTCGGTCAGGTCCCTGCTGGAGCACAAGGCGTACATCGAGGTGCTGACGGACCAGGATCCCGAGGAGTACGTGCGTACCTTCCTCACCGACAACGTCCAGCGGGCGGCGTCCCGGTTCGGCGGCCGTCCGGCGGTCCCGTTCGAGGTCTTCCCCCGCTGACCGGGACCCCCTTAAACTGACACTTCGTCAGATGTCAAAGGGGGTGCAGGGCAGGGTGATCGACACCGTCGCCACGGACATCGCGGAGGGTGAGGAGCGGATCCGGCTGGAGACGGCGGACGGGATCGCGGTCCTCACCCTGTGCCGGCCGGACAGGCTCAACGGCTGGAGCTGGGAGTCCACCCGCCAGCTGGGCCTGCTGGCCGACCGCGTCCGCTTCGACCCCTCGGTGCGTGCGGTCCTGCTGCGCGCCGAGGGCCGGGCCTTCTGCGCGGGCATCGACGTGACCGCCCCCGGCGGCGCGATCACGGGCGGGTCCGCCGCGGAGCGGACCCGGAACACTTACGAGGGCATCCGCTGGGTCCACGAGCGGTTCGCGGTCCTCTCCCGCCTCCCGCAGCCGGTGGTGGCCGCCGTACAGGGCTACTGCCTCGGCTTCGGCTTCGAGCTGGCGCTGATGGCCGACATCCGGGTGGCGGCCGAGGACGCCGTCTTCGCCCTGCCGGAGGCGCAGCTGGGGGTGGCGGTGGACGCGGGCGGCGACCTGCGCATCGCCCGCGAGGCCGGCGCGGGCTGGGCGAAGTACCTGGCCCTGACCGGCCGGCGGATCGACGCGGCGACGGCAGAGCGCCTGAACCTGGTCCAACTGGTCGTCCCGGCCGCGGAACTGGATTCCGCCGCGCGCACCCTGACGGCGGAGATCGCCGCGAACGCCCCGCTCGCGGTCCAGGGCATCAAACGCGCGGTCGACGCCTACGCGGACGCGGCCCTACCCGCGGCCCTCGACCGCGTCGCGATGACGGCCGCCCTCACCCTCACCTCGGACGACTGCCGCGAGGGCTACGGGGCCAAGGCGGCCCGCCGCCCACCGCACTTCACCGGCGGCTAAGCGGCCTCGGGGACGTGCCCTACTTCCCCGAGGCCGCTTAGCCCACGCTTAGCCCGGCCTTTGACGTCCGGCGTCGAACGGCCCGCGCCCCAGCTGCTCCCGCACCGGCACGACCTCGGGATTGACCAGCGCCCGGCGCTGCCAGTTCGCGCCGTCGACCACCAGCGTGTGGCCGGTGACGAACCGGGCGTACGGCGAGGCCAGGAAGGTCGCCGCCCAGCCCAGTTCGCGCGGTGCGCCCACCCGCAGGGCGGGCTGGCGCCCGTCCCTGGAGTCGGGCGCGGCCCGCTCCAGACCGCCCCGGATGTCGTCGGTCATGTCGGCGTGCGGGAACAGCCCCGGGACGAGCCCGTTGATCTGGATGCCGTACGGTCCCCACTCGACGGCGAGGGTCTCCACCAGGTTCTTCACGCCGGCCTTGGCGGCCGCGCTGTGGGCGAAGCCCGGCCCGCCCGTCCAGGCGTACGAGGCGCCGATGTTCACGATCGATCCGGGGGTGCCCGCCGCCAGGTGGCGGCGGCCGAACTCGCGGGTCATGAACCAGGTGCCGGTCAGCGTGATGTCGACCACCGACCGCCACGCGTTCGGGGACAGTTCCTCGGCCGGCGAGGGGAAGTTGGCGGCCGCATTGTTGACCAGGACGTCCGGCAGCCCGAGCGCGGCCTGCGACGCGTCGAACACCTCCGCGACGCGCTCGGGGTCCCGGATGTCGCAGACGGCGGCCGTCACCCGGCCCGCGCCGGGCACGGCCGCCAGCTCCTCCCGCGCCGCCTCCAGCTGCCCGGCACGGCGGCTCGCGATCACCAGATCGGCACCGAGCCGCGCGAACTCGGCGGCGATGGCCTTGCCCAGCCCGGTGCCGCCGCCGGTCACGAGGACCACCTGCCCCGCGTACGTACCGGGAGGCAGGGCGGCGGCGCCGAGCGGCGGTGGCGCGGGCAGGCCGCGCCGGGTCTCGTCCGTCATGGTGCATCGATAGCGCGCGGGCGCTCAGATCACCATGCCCGTGACAGTGCCTCCCGCCGGGCCTACCGCTGGGGCAGGTACGCCTGCTTGGTGGCGCAGGTCCAGATCACCGGCTTCAGCTTGCCCTTGGCGTTGACGGCGGCTCCGCCGACCCGGCCGTCGTCGGAGACCGACTCCGCCGCGCTGGCCTGGTTCGCGGCGAGCCGCGGCAGGGCGAGTACCGGACCCGTGCCCGGCCAGAGCTGCGCCTGGTCGGGCAGGGTCTGCTCCTCGGGGTGGAACTTGGCGGTGCCGACGGTGACCTTGGTGGTGGGGCTGATCGCCTCGAAGGTGCCGTACGGGTGGGTGTTCAGCACTCCGGGGGAGGTTCCGGCCGCGGTGTACGGCGGCGTCCAGGTCCACGGCTTGTACTGGTACCCGGGCCCGTACCAGTCGTATCCGACGACGTGGCCGCTCTCGTCGAGGTCCTG from Streptomyces sp. NBC_00190 harbors:
- a CDS encoding alpha/beta fold hydrolase, whose product is MEHSYHQPGTVLTDHRFTVPLDHARPDGEQIELYAREVVATGKDPAGLPWLLYLEGGPGFGARRFTGRQAWLERALADYRVLLLDQRGTGRSTPVNRQTLPLRGTPAQQAEYLAHFRSDSIVRDAEAIRPALTGGAPWTVLGQSFGGFCATHYLSTAPEGLTAALITGGLPSLTATADQVYEAAYPRIERKNLAHYERYPMDVERARRIAAHLAERPAELPGGHRLTVEAFQSLGLMLGSGDGSHQLHYLLEDAFVPAAAGPALSDAFLEGARAHLSFAGHPLYALLHESIYAQDPAAPTAWAAERVRAGHPRFDAAKTLAGDEPLLFTGETIHPWHFTADPSLAPLRETAELLAARTGWGPLYDRARLAANEVPVAAAVYHDDMYVDTGHSLETARAIRGLRTWVTDEFEHDGVRAGGPRVLDRLLALVRGDA
- a CDS encoding PIG-L deacetylase family protein, which codes for MTEQHDQPAPLQPMPTDWQRALAVVAHPDDLEYGCAAAIADWTDGGREVVYLLATRGEAGIDTIAPADCAPLREAEQRASAAVVGVSEVEFLDYRDGVVEYGLDLRRDIAAAIRRHRPELIVTLNHRDTWGGAEGGGYWNTPDHKAVGRAVLDAAADAGNRWIFPELLAEQGLEPWGGVRWVAVAGTSTPTHAADAGPGLERSVRSLLEHKAYIEVLTDQDPEEYVRTFLTDNVQRAASRFGGRPAVPFEVFPR
- a CDS encoding enoyl-CoA hydratase/isomerase family protein — its product is MSKGVQGRVIDTVATDIAEGEERIRLETADGIAVLTLCRPDRLNGWSWESTRQLGLLADRVRFDPSVRAVLLRAEGRAFCAGIDVTAPGGAITGGSAAERTRNTYEGIRWVHERFAVLSRLPQPVVAAVQGYCLGFGFELALMADIRVAAEDAVFALPEAQLGVAVDAGGDLRIAREAGAGWAKYLALTGRRIDAATAERLNLVQLVVPAAELDSAARTLTAEIAANAPLAVQGIKRAVDAYADAALPAALDRVAMTAALTLTSDDCREGYGAKAARRPPHFTGG
- a CDS encoding SDR family oxidoreductase translates to MTDETRRGLPAPPPLGAAALPPGTYAGQVVLVTGGGTGLGKAIAAEFARLGADLVIASRRAGQLEAAREELAAVPGAGRVTAAVCDIRDPERVAEVFDASQAALGLPDVLVNNAAANFPSPAEELSPNAWRSVVDITLTGTWFMTREFGRRHLAAGTPGSIVNIGASYAWTGGPGFAHSAAAKAGVKNLVETLAVEWGPYGIQINGLVPGLFPHADMTDDIRGGLERAAPDSRDGRQPALRVGAPRELGWAATFLASPYARFVTGHTLVVDGANWQRRALVNPEVVPVREQLGRGPFDAGRQRPG